The DNA region ttaaatatcattctttcttattttttattttatttatatataaaaatacttttaagaGATGTTTGGTACATAATTTTTGTACTCAAGAATGAgaaattgaataaaactaatCATCACATCCGCAAAATCAACCATCATTAATAACTCCATACAGACCAGAAACTCGAAACAGATCCCTAACTGCTgtacaatttaataaaaaaatattaaaaaaacactgAAGAAATATATCTGGCTTTCAATTTCTTCTTGGCAACCAAATTCAGGTCTACTAATAATACAGAGACCTAGATTTCAGTTCAAATTACTGGATTATCATATTGTTGTTTCCTCATCATTGGCTATAACAAAAAAACAGAAACCCTTTACAGAGATGCATCAAATCACAAGTCATTTCTCAAACAATCACAAATTCTTTGATATTAACCATCATTAATTGAGAATACCTTTGGGGCTATTGACCACCATAATCAACATtcaaatatcaaatatcaaAAATTTACAAATCCTGTATGCCTTCAGGTAAGTCTTTTTGGTAGAAAGATGACAAGGCCAATTATTTTGGAATGTCTGTCCTGATATTATTATCCAAAACATAAGAAATgcatcaaacaatttatataaaaagacTTTTAGCAGGCTAATCTCATGTCGACACGTCCACAATGCCAGATTCTTAATCCTCATCCTCATCTGCACAACAGATTTAGTAGAAAACCAGCTCAAAACAATTAACATTTTGAAAGGATACAAcccaaaaataaacaaaaacattgcATTTATATAGCTATGACAATACAAGAATATAGGGatttaacaaaataacaaaaactgATGACTCTGGAGAAAGGACTGCTGATGATACCTTAAATGTCAGGCCTTAGAGATTTTGTGTAAAAACAACATTCCCAAGGAATGCTTAAAAGCAATGATTGTACATAATGTAGCAATGTGGTTAGTATCTTTATAAGTGTCTATCATTTGGAGGTCAAATAGTTggaggagagaaataaaaattacatcAGATTTTTCATACATACAGTTCACAATACCTAGctataactatatataataccgctactaattaactaaatattaaaaacaaagcCTACTGACAAAGCCTAACTAACAAGACCCGCTTATTACACTTAAAACCCTAAATTGAAAACCTAACATGTACCAAACCATCCCCATAAGATATTCCTTGTCGTCAAGGAAGCGATAACAGGTGCAATCGCAAGAATGAGTTGAATATTTGTGATTCACCCCAGGCACGctattaaaatctatttttggGGTATCAAATAGCTGGTAGCCACACAAACAGAAAAGGCAAGGCAAGGGTCTATTTATTTTAGAGGACATCTGGAACCAAGTGGGACTACTAAACTGAGATTCATGGAGGCATCTAGGCGGAAAAGTAACAAACCAGAATTACATGGGTGACTATTTGGTCTGTCAATAATGGCCCATTTGGTGAAGTTTGGACCAGAACAAAAGAATATTGGGCCTATCTGTATTCAGCCACTCAATAATTATAAAGGATGAATCACAAATATTCAACTCAACCTTGGCCATTATTGGACTAAAGAATAAGGTTAAGTCACAATCAAAATTATGGAGAAATTGCGATTAGTAGCAgtattatatatagttatagCTAATATATCCATcttcatttctcatatataacTCCATATCTGCAAAATCCTAATTATATTTTCTACCATTTTACCCTAAATGTATCAGGGTCTTGCACTCATGTTATGCTACTCAAACTAACTTGTCTGTTAAGAGTAGAATTGGTTAATTAGCAAGCTTATTTTGGAGGTTAGATTCGTGTCATGGATTTATGTCACCATAGACGTAATTTAAATCAGAGAATCAAGTAGTTTACTTAAATCTCAAATTTCTCATCTACCCTACTAATTTCTCACTCAACAGATTCTTTAGTTCATAAATGAAGGAAGATCTTATATCCGAAGATCTTATATAGCATTGATATTTCAATCTTAAGAATTCGAATGGCTCCAAATAAACCAAAGACCCCAATTGATGTTCAACAGAGTTTTCTGTTGTTACTCCTATAAAAAACAAGAAAGAGTTGTAGCCAATTCCAAACTCTGTAAGAAATCCTGTTGAATTGAGGCAAGCTAATTTACCATCAAAATCTGGAAGGAATGAATTAACCTCATTCGATAAGCAAATCCAACTGATTGATATAGATTACCAGGGTCCAGGATTTAGTAGAAAATTGGGTTCCTCCATCAATATCAGTTCAAAGCCATTGGTCAAATGAAGATGACTAATTGGGTTGGCTAAATGAGAGAAGAGAATCTCAAAATGTACAAATATGTGAACACTCAAAATTGATCTTCAGAATTAGCAGTGGCAGTACAAGAAGCAGAAGTATATGCACTGCCCTAAACTACACACAACATGGTTCTGTATCACGCTGAAGCAGTTTTTCTGTTACCCGAGTGTAATTTGTTGCTAGTGACTAACATTGTATAATGGAATAAATGCATGATATGATGCATTATGacaattttttgttttctgCAAAAGAATATAAGAGATTTTTCATGTCTACCCAAAACACCAGCTATGCATCCTTTTTTCCAAGTAAATTCTTTGTCAGTTCTATTATCTCTATTATTTGATTCAGCAACATAGCCTTATTAAAGGGTCTAGTTTTGGTTATTCTAAGAATAAAGTAAacattatttgttttgatttagCAGCCACTTCGTCTGGTCTAACATAATGACATAAACCACCCAAAGGTTGACTTCATTTTGGGCCACAAGCTGGGGACTGTTGAGGATACAATAAATTCAACTAGAAACAAAGTCAAGTAATACAACCAAAGTTCCAATCAAGGTTTCCTTAGTTGGTATCGAACCCAAAAACTTAGCCTCTTATAGTTCAAGACTTTTACAACTTGAGCTTCCCTAAGTGGGTTCAACACCTAACATGACCTAAATAGATTTCATGTCATATTCCATGGTTATAATAGTTCTCTAAAATCGAACTTCTTAGCACAAAATCCTACGACATTCTTTCTTTGTCAAACAACCTCAGCATTGCTTCAATCTCTATTAAATGCACCAACAAAGACTTACAATTCACTAAAAATTCATCTTCTCAGTGAATAGttatctatattaaaaaaactattaaatgaaaaaaaaaagtcaattttAGAACCTAACATCCAGTGTTCATTCATCATCCCTGAAGCAAAATGAATTCTCTAAATTCCTAAACATTCGAATGATGAATGCAAATGTTAAGGGAAATGAGAGACTAACTGAAGTATCGGCGTTCATTAGCAGCCTTAGCCTTATCGAGCATCTTGTCCAAGTCTTCTTGAAGCTTGCCGTCCCATTTGACTAGCTGGTTGGCAAAAAGCACTCCCAATCCCATGCCTACTACATGTTCCCATGGATCTGAAAATTGAAAACGACAGATATGTAAAGAAAAGAAGATACGGGATCTGGAAATGTAATGAAAAGTGATGAAGATTATTACGTCTCATGTAAGGAAGTTTGCGAAGGGCGTTTGAATACATCTGGGTACCTACACCCAGTAGTGCTCCAATCATCGTCGTAGTCAGCGGCATCTTCTCCTTCCTcgtcctctctctctctctagaaccTGAGTTCGGAAACCAGACCTTCCCTTTTTTGCCAGCTAaaactgtattttttttatatgtggGCTTGTTTGAGCCCACAAACAAGTGAGTATATGAAATGGGTTATGTCCATTAGGAAGTTCTTCGGAACGGCccacaattctcttctttttttaaaaggaataattttatttgttataaacttataatagtTTATTGGATTCTTCCTTAAAAAATTGCATTAATGCCGGGTTCATCAATTTGGTTCTGGGTTATATGAGTTCTTAGGTTTGgtttttttcgatttttttaattaatttaaaactgaaccgaattcgaataaattctaTTAAAACAAACTGATTTTCGAATTTTCGGTTCGAATTCgaatataattcattttattttattttgttatcaaactaaatatcttatttactaaaaatctaaaattataaaaaaaaaaaaaaaaaaattgactattTTCAACCGCAGTTGCAGTTGGACGATGGAAGTAAAAATATTGTTGGCGACtgcttatatatattatttggttaaaataGCTAGTTAGAGATTTTAGAGATGTGGTGGATGAATAGAAGGACCAGCTAGGCAAGAATGACTATGAAGATAAGGTGTCCACTACTAGAAGGACTGAAAAAGAGATGAGGGATTAGTGATTTATTGGGATGAATAAAAACATTCGAGATAGGAGGATCATTGTAATttagtatataattatttgaaagtgaACGTCTAATAGAGATGTTAGAAGAACGCTATGAAAGCAAAAGTTTGGGGGTGATCCTTCGGATCCTGCAGGAAGAGGGTGCAACAGTTCCTTTTTTTTGGGAAGTCCAAACTAAATGGCTGGTTAAGATCTTATTGGTATAATTATTCGGATTTTGTTGGTCCTAGCACTCGGAACGAGACAAGTAAGTGTGTAGATAGGACGCGAGATGAATCACAAGGTCCCCTAAAGGCAGGCAGAAAGCatataaagaataatatatatgagagCTAGCCTTGCGCTGAACTAAAAACTATGTGTGGAGCTCTATCTTTACCTTGCCGAATATCAGGTTTTTTCCTTGGTCTTGAGGTTTAGTGAACTCTTTTTTCAAAAGCACGAAAAGTTGCGTAAAAGGAAACAAGAGAAGCAAAGGAGAGGTAAGGAGAGAGGTGATCAAGCGCCCATCACTTGCTATGGCCACCCAAAAGCTTAATTGCAAGGTTTGTATCCGAAGGttattatatgtaataaattatataatatataattaaaataagtaataaaaataaatttgatttttagtttggttttcgagtttaaaccaaaccgaaaactgtatttgaattcgaatcagTTCAATTCGAAAACAGAGTTCTAACCAAATATTGAAACACccttatttaataatttggttatttataaaaaataagaataattttgaGGAGGTTAGATTCTTTTGGTAAATAGAttttaaaaggtattaatatatagtgattaaatgaaataataatttaaaatattttagttaatgatttaaataatataataaattaaagtgagtaaaattatgtttttttggtttaaataacccaaatccAACCGAGATGTCTaagtttaaattgaaattttattaaaaaaaatatatataattaagtttaaatatactttaatataagttttaataGAAATTCAACAGAGATCattcatttcttaaataaaattcatttcttaaataaaattttatcactTTAGCTACTTAtacttaatttaattcattatcaatttttttctactttGCATATTTAACCAATCTTCAGAAACAAATGACAAAAAAAGTAATGCAATTTTTGTAATCATTCCTAATTTACAAgcttatatattttcattagcAAAGTTTGGAACAGTACCCTTTAATACAAAGAAAGTATGTCATATATATGctacaataaaaattattattaagatatgctcatttaaatatatttgagttGAATAGGTTCAAACTCAATTTCAACTAgagataaaaatttcaaataagctaaattatgaataataaagTTCATTTGAAATCACTTTTTTGCCTATGATTAATATTGTTTCCAACACTCGTTGTGGTTTAAATGGGTTCACTCGAGGTTCATGAAAAACGAACATAATATATGGACAAGCAAAGTGAAGGATGACATCTGAAATTGAAAACAGCGTTGCTTCAATCTTTGACATTTGACTCGGGGATGGACGATGTACTCTCTTTTGGCATGATCCGTGATTTGAGAGCCGACCACTTATTGATAGAGAAGAGTTCTGAGGATGAGGATTAGGAGAGACGTGCGGCTGCCACGGTTAAAAATATACACGGTGAGCTTTTGAATTCTATTATGAGAATTGATTGGGGGAGAGAATTTGGGAGAGAATTTTTTAAGAGAATTACGTGGCGCAATCTGATTTGTCGGAAAATAacaaatttctctttcttatctCTTTCCTCAACCTATATCATTTTTCCAGTCATGATGtgatgacacatcattccctctctCATTCTCTCTCTATCAAATTCCCTTCCCTATCACTCCTCTTCTATTATTAGGCGGACTCGGAGGGAAGAAGAGTATTTGATCATTTAAGTGGTATCCAATTGAACGATAGGACTGATGTTCATTTGTAGACAATGTCGAAGAGGATGTAAAGTTAAGTCTAACAAAATTTAGAATGTCATAAGGGAACGAGGTCAAGTTGTTAATTGAGCAACTCTTGTTTGATCTTCTAAAGTCATCATGAGGCATCGTTTCATTCTTTGGTTGGTTTTCATAGAATACTTAGCACTCAGGATCAAATTCAAGCTACATGGACATTCTGGATGCTAGTTGCTTACTTTGGGATGAAATGTGGAGACGATTGATCACGTACTCGGGGGTTATCCGTTACAATGCATGTGTGGAATAAGTTCACTTCGGCGATGTCTATTTCGAGCTTTCCGGAGGCGTGGGAGGCGATATAGTTGCTGTCCAAGATAGAACTAAGACAACAAATTCCAGCAAACGTTTTTAAGAGCGGCTTTACCTCTATCGTGTATCATATTTGAGCAGAAATAAACGCACGGGTGTTCGGAGAGTGCGTCGAAGTGTTGACCAAGTTTGAATGATATTGTCTTTTATTGCGGTGCACTTATGAGGACATGAAGGAGGATCCCCAAAGGCGAACGCGAATGGAATCTTTGTCGGAATTGGAAGATATCATACGAAAAGTcacttcttttaaaaaattaaagcgAGATAAGAGTTTAATGTGTTTGGTTTTTGTAATTCACTTATAAAAGTCATGGACTTATTATTTGgattgtttgtttttcttttgaaCTTTGGTTCTATCTTTCTAGGTTGTTAGAAAGATAGACGAAATTATGTCcgttttttttcctttttaatttttttaataaaatgacgataagtcaatttttcaaaaaaaaatatggtttCCAAGCCAATATAATTTATGATAGTTAGTTAAAGTGGAAATAGTCTTACATAGGATATCTTTATCACTATTaagaatgtttttatttaaattttgagtcATTATGATAATGAATCGTGCTAACTTTTccaataattaatcaaaatcacaatatatattaactttaaaagtattttaaaatatattttatttgaattcaacTTCATATTTGAATAAAGATCCAAGTAAGTCTTAATAAATAGAGGATGAATGTCATTGCCTTAGCATGGATATTATTGGAGACATTGACTTTTAAAGTATTACAAATTGAGCTATATTTATGGTTTGTATGGTTTTAAATAAGCATGACAATGGAATGACaatgaaaatatctaaaatatggGGTCCATCAATTCATATGtccaataattttaaattttgggaATGAGATTAGGGGATTAGTTTTGTTCAATCTTAAACCAACCATCTTTATATCTACTTGTGACTTTACTTTCAACAACTTAATAGTTTCAGCTGTTTTTACTACTTTGTAAAATTTGATAATGGAAATAAATTTTTGgttgaaaaaaaagtaaaagtaacTATGAAAGAGCTTAAAATGGTAATGGGCAGGTTTGGGCCTTTGAAAGTGGACTTTTATTAAAGGCTTGTTGGGGGGAATGAGAGTCATATTTCTTACTTTTGTAGCATCTATCAATATCACATTCTATACTATAGAAATATTAAGGTGTGGctcatcaaattttaattttttctgtttttttaataataaaaaatgacatcTCAACCATTGTATATTGGTTCACAACTCAtgtttaagaataataatttttgttttcattgAAACACATATTCTTGTAACGAATTATGATCACCAACTGTTATCCTaagcattttttaaatatatttatacattttttaataaattctaaatatattattatagaaGCACAAATTATCAAACTTAATTTAGTATAAGTGGCTTAATACTTGAACTACTAAATAAATCTTAACATCAAAAAcacaatatgaatcaaataaaatagcTTACTGTGAGTGTATCTCATGATATAACTGCTCTGTTTTGGTTAGTGTTTTTAGTTCACTATAGGTGATATATTAtagattgtaatttttttttttcgggTTGAatctttcatatttatttatggtTATTTCTTACCCATCCCTCTAAACACTTTTTCATCACCTGAATATCATTCatcaataaaataatgagaatttTGATCATGATTCTCGTTGACGCAAGATTTCCTCGCTAAACAGCAAATGCGCTTTACAAATTAACTAAGTGTAAATGTATTCTTTTGGTATCTTTAAGTatgaaaatgaataattaataaatatttttctagaaagaaagaaaaaaacatactATCTGTTGAAGTCAAATACTACTGCTAAACTATTAttgaatcataataaaaaagtGATCATGAGAAGAAATATACTagtaactaataataatatccCTTGCCTTAAAGTAAATCAATGGTATATTAAACTATTCatctttttctttaaatctaTGAATGGCTTTTATCTTGCCAAATTTCCTTTAATCCtttaatattattgatcattctatcttatttttttttattaatgtttacaCGTgtaagtttatataatttgatgatTCTAACTATATAAACTACTCTATTTAAAATTggatatttttgtataatatctTGCACATTAATGAAGAttcatttttaaagttttcTTTTGTGTGgtaaaaaattgtttttcagAAAATTTGGATTACTATTTCACATTATAGtgtatattttttcatttcatttaatttgtgtgaaaaatattttataaataataaaatacaagcGGTTTGTGGCAATTGCAAAGGACTAAAATGTTCTAGTAATGGTTAATTTAGAAAGTTTTTTTTGTGAATACCCAATCTTATAAACtctaataacaataatttactaaattaattaagtaatcaatcaatcaaacaaaatcaactaCAAACATACAAAATGTTCgattatttaatcaaatctcatatatcattttattatatagacTCATGATGACTTCTTATTTGagcaattattattataatattcttattttaaactACAATTATTAAACAAGAATTATAGTAACTAATATTGGACCATGGTTAACTAGCCAATCACATAAATAGTAATGTTAGAACAATAAAAAACAACTTTAATTTccttgtttatatttatatatatagtaatatcTAATAATATGGATCTTCCTTTTTAATAATACTATCTTTAATCTTTAATGAATATGACAAACCAAAgtagtatatataaaatatataaagcatgtatataaataatttaattaataatctcCATTTGGTACTATAAAgctaataataatatgattaaaaaaaagatattagtttaataatgtttttaatttgtcCCAaccttattaaaagaaaaaaaagccaaataaaagatttttatttatttgaatgccAGATGTCACGAGATCTGGGCGCCAATTAAGCGTATCGTTCGGCCGTATTATGGCAGACCAAGTAAACAGTTGAGTAATTATAGCAGTCCTCGAAaccctttaatttattttaattagtttaattatttaattaattaaggtttTTTTGCTAGATTATTTTACACTCAACttatcttttgatttttcattctctctcaactttctctctctatatatacataaatttatatatatattattaatctctGGTTGCGATCTCCGTTCTCAATCTCAATAAGTCTATaatctcaaatttatatatataaattggttTTTAAAGAGATTTAGGGTTCTTGAAGATCAAAACGGATGTTTTTGGGCTGGAAAGTAATGGgttttttcaattcttttttGGGAAAGAATATCAGAAGATTCATCAAACGTAAAGACAGTGATGCCGGCGAAGCaggtctttcttcttcttcatcttcttttatCATGTTCATGGTAATATTGTCATAACAACCATGATATCATATGATCTTAATTTGTAGATCTTAAggttaattataatttcttactATAAATAGCTGatcaatcttcatcttcattcttaaTTACTCTATATTTTGATCATGGTTTGATCCAAGTTTTTGTATTGAAAGTTGAATCATGATgaattaattaatgggtttGATTCATTGATCtcatgagaataaaaaagactcaatttttttttttaggtatGTAATTACTATATATGTAAATCACATTGATTATGGTTAAGGATTTTGTTTGACTTGTTAATTATTCTCTCTCTATAGGGAATGTAGATTGAGTTTAAGGTTATTTGCAtgatttttgtaattaaataatatgtttaattaatactAAACTTATCTTTAATAATGTTTGACCCTATAACTATTAATTATATCTAGTGATtattaaactataatttaatttattttatttaaaattgtagatAAGGGTTTTATTTAACAGAAACGACCCGTAATAACATGCAGAATTtgtgtgtttttatatatttatatattagatatgGGTTTATTGAGGCCCAAATGAGATGGAATATGAAATGGGCTGGGTATTTATTTTGGCCCAAACAAAACAATTTCCTTTTAAAAAATTCCGATAATTGCGGTTGAAAGTGGAAAGCATTACTAAAAAGGGAGTTTGAAATTACTGTTGCTAAAGTTTACAAGTGAGTGAGAAATTTTTGTCCGTCCTGGCGATTTTCCGATGATTGAACGGTCCAGGGATCGGAGACATTTTCCGGCGAGCAAGTTGAAGCAAACATCTCTTCTTCCTTCGATAAATGGAGGAGGTGTATCTAGTACTACTCTTCTCTTTCTCTAAAATCTCACTTTGATTCTTAATGTATACCAGGCCAGATCTCTGTAATGTTCCTTCTCTTCCATGGAATCTTAACACTTATCTTGTTATTCAAGATAACTGTGCTTTCT from Impatiens glandulifera chromosome 5, dImpGla2.1, whole genome shotgun sequence includes:
- the LOC124937504 gene encoding uncharacterized protein LOC124937504, with the protein product MPLTTTMIGALLGVGTQMYSNALRKLPYMRHPWEHVVGMGLGVLFANQLVKWDGKLQEDLDKMLDKAKAANERRYFNEDED